The Bicyclus anynana chromosome 12, ilBicAnyn1.1, whole genome shotgun sequence genomic interval TTTAAGCGACTAATTTTAAGTGTTGATGCGGTCCTTAGAAGTGGGCTTACCTACGTAAAAGACATTCAAGTTTATTCTGCCGATATCTCtgatggtttctacgcggcataaTACCTACATAAGCAAATAATAAGACAGTAAAAGTCATAGTccagaagtaggatacaaaaagcgcctttgccggtaggtaacAATATCTCCAGTCGAAAATATGTAAGTGCGACCAATAGCGGTGAATTGCTCTCTCTTTTGTTGCGATGGGCTAAAAGAGAAAGTGATATTTTCGTCTCGGGTAATTTCCTTGACGCATGCTAGCCCCgctgagccaatttaaaaaataaacaaaagaaatgattAATAGGTGGTGAAACAAATGCCCACGTTATGCTCATCCCGCCAACCCACGATTGCCGTGGTGACCGCCCTCTACTGTGAGAAGCAAGCCGTCGACGCCATGATGGACAACCAAGAGACTTACGTACGATACACTACTGTGGGTAAGTGcttaaaggttttttttcaGACAGGGAAATCCCTTTATAAGATACCCGACTTAATGAGGGAGAAGACGGGTTATGTGGGTTTTAAAACCCTTTCGGTGGACAGCGCATTTTGACAGGCTCCGGGACCTCACACAAAATCAACGGTGCCTCTATTGCAATACACTTTTagtgcttcttcttcttctgagtgatttatttatgttagGTACTACATATAGCAGCTTGTGCCGCTGTAAGGTGCTGGATGAcatttacatagaatctcaatttcgtataagtcaaTTAACATAGTCTAACTTAGTGAATCATACTGCAGACTTGAGCCAATTTGGAAAAATATAAACCCCCATAAAAGCGAGAATCAAACCAGAACCTCCACATTATTCGTTGGTCTCAATTAACATTCcttcattattattatgtaacggTTGATTTGCTATATTACTTTACTATATTATACAGTTAGTGTCTCGTTAATTACACGCTTAATATGCTTTGTAATTAAAACTTACTTATTACACTATCAATCTGTAGGTAAATGCATGGAGTGAATGTTAAACATTCATGACATcttgatttaaaatgataaaggtaataatattaCGACATAAAGGAAAACCCTGTGATGGAAAATGTTAATATACTATTTACGAGTATCATATTATGACATTttaaagtgataaataaaacaatagacaaaaatatttttcattaattttattgcaaataaaaaaaaataacaatattgttTGTAACTTGGGTGGGATTcacaataacaataaacaaaacattcttataattacaataaaaatacttgTTATTACAGATTTAAATTAATACTGTATAAAAATGGAATTCTGTTTCATAATAACAGACCGTGTGTGTACTATTTAGGAAACATTTTCCAAATGcacttattaaataataataaattaaatcttacacatatgtaataactaattaataaataattacgcataagtaaactttaaatcttctattttattaatatcaccATCAATAGTCAAAAATGTGATGTCGTTCAAATTGAATTTCAATGTTCTAGTGCCCATACTTGCTTCAAACACATATATATCCAGATTAGATGAAAATCCATTGCCTTTTACTGCTACAGTGAAATTGAATTTGCCATCTGCTACAAAATGAGAAATATTATAAGAATTGTTGATTTACTCCTACCATATGTATACTAAATAGGTACAGTGTGAATTTCAAAAGTTCCacatattgtaaagctgaagaatttgtcagtcagtcagtcacctttgagttttatatatttagatataaacTTCTGacaataaccaaaaaaaaaaaaaacaaaatatactttatttttcattaactgTACAATTAcagttaatgaaaaataaagtatattttggtttttttttatttttattttattattgttacataCACTTACAATTACAGTTCATGATAAACAAAGTATATAAGTAAAACtgcaaattaatgaaataacagCTACATTACTTGAAATAGACAACAAATATATTATCAGATGAAAAATATCCTCTCAATATTTACTACAGATGCAAAAACTCGCTGATAATTCCATTAGTGaatgagtttttaaaatcggtccaatagtttCAAAACctataagtaaagtaaatttagagctcaacggtaagagcggatgaactcatcaccgaggggtggtggttcggtccCTGCCCTGTTGgcctattgtcatacccactcctagctagaatattggtcatattataaaagatatggcaaatattctttacaaaaaaaaaacttcagctATTTAAATAACTGTTACGAGTACATTACCTGGAAATAGACCTAAGAGATCTGGATCGCCCATTGGAGGGTTATTGTCTGGTTGTCCGTTCATGCTGCCGCTTATATGAAAATGTCCTTCAGCAAAGTTTGCCTCTGCCCAACATGCAATATTTCTTACGTCAGGGTTATATGAACCTGTAGTTAGATTGAGTCTTATCCTGAAAAGTTATATTAAAGTTGATGAATTTGATACCATGGCTATGGGCATCATATTAACAACTAGCCAACACCTCATGTATTCACCTGCATAGCTCCCATTACCATAAGATTATgaggataaaatacagcctacaATACTCACAAAAAATGTGGCTTCTagcggtaaaagtattttcaaaattggttcagtggtttcaaagattacccccaacaacacaacaaactttacctctttataatattagtatagatacaaaatatttaatttactgttAAAGATATGGTACTAATAACCAAATGGACCTACATACAACGGCCAACCACTAAAGGCCAAGTGCTGAAAAGggccaggaaagaagaagatgTTACTAATAGTAATTTGTAATTCTGTGAAGTGTCAAATGGttaattcactaattttgtaatttgtcaATTGACACAAAATAAGAAAGTGACAAATCTCATGTTTAGCCTATACACCACTTAgcagaaggtggtgaaatataaaagttaaataggtacataatattttaaaagttaaattttaaacagGTCCAGGTAATAAACTGATTTCTTCCAGACCACTATAAAACTTGAGCTGATATCAAAATGAAGTATCATTTTAGACATTGTGCAATATAAATGCATAGAGTATTTccttttttcaaaatcagttgtattatttcactagctgacgccgcgcgtttttatagctgacgccgcgcgtttttacctgcgtggttcccgttcctatggaatgaatatggggataatatatagcccaccaccgagccttcctcgataaatgggctatctaacgctgaaagaatttttcgaatcggatcagtagttccagagattagcgcgttcaatcaaacaaactcttcagctttataattagtatagagtatagatgaaatgaaataattggTATCAACAAGCAGGAAAACTACCTATTAAGATGTTAATactgataaaatatatacaagtttTATGATAAAGGCTCACAATTGCTTATATGTAGGCGTGAATGTTGTAGGTAGATTACCTTTGTGGATTGTCTTGAAGTGTTCCATTTATTTCTATGAGATCGCCATGCCTTAGTGGCCTCGGTAATCGGAACATGTTCTCGTTGTGTGTGTCTGATTCGGGCCAAGCTGTATTTTGCGAGCCTCCGTTTAACATAGTACCATACACCTCATTGTCAACGGGGGAACTAGATTCAACGAAAGAGGTTTAATTAATCATAAAAGATATGCACACACATCATCAAACTATTATTTACTTAGCTAAGtaattcaatgtttttattGTGTAATTTACGTAAACCAAACACTTTTTATTCGTAGTAAACCATTGAATCGATTAGAATAATAAAACGCCTAGTTACGGAACTTATATTTTCGTATTTCACCACGTCAACTAACCACAATTATTTTACGACACTGTGGGCGATTCATCTTATAAGATATAAACCAATAGGAATTACCATAATTTATGCATTCATTgatgtatacaattttaaaaacatgttttCGTTTTCGGGGCAACTCTATCTAACCTCAGAACCGGACTTGTAATTTTGACAACagaattgacattgacattcgGCTATCAAAATACTAACGtttggaaataataaaacaattcgaCAAGGTGACAAATTACACTTTCAAATGACGAAATATACGTAGACAGAGATAACGTTTGAacgttaacatttttttaaacacagaAGTGGATTTTTGTATAAACTCATCAAGAAAACTTGATGGTACCACCAGCTGTTGTCCAAAATTA includes:
- the LOC112052767 gene encoding uncharacterized protein LOC112052767 isoform X3 → MHKLCSPVDNEVYGTMLNGGSQNTAWPESDTHNENMFRLPRPLRHGDLIEINGTLQDNPQRIRLNLTTGSYNPDVRNIACWAEANFAEGHFHISGSMNGQPDNNPPMGDPDLLGLFPADGKFNFTVAVKGNGFSSNLDIYVFEASMGTRTLKFNLNDITFLTIDGDINKIEDLKFTYA
- the LOC112052767 gene encoding uncharacterized protein LOC112052767 isoform X2 yields the protein MLKNCWECVMGSPVDNEVYGTMLNGGSQNTAWPESDTHNENMFRLPRPLRHGDLIEINGTLQDNPQRIRLNLTTGSYNPDVRNIACWAEANFAEGHFHISGSMNGQPDNNPPMGDPDLLGLFPDGKFNFTVAVKGNGFSSNLDIYVFEASMGTRTLKFNLNDITFLTIDGDINKIEDLKFTYA
- the LOC112052767 gene encoding uncharacterized protein LOC112052767 isoform X1; this translates as MLKNCWECVMGSPVDNEVYGTMLNGGSQNTAWPESDTHNENMFRLPRPLRHGDLIEINGTLQDNPQRIRLNLTTGSYNPDVRNIACWAEANFAEGHFHISGSMNGQPDNNPPMGDPDLLGLFPADGKFNFTVAVKGNGFSSNLDIYVFEASMGTRTLKFNLNDITFLTIDGDINKIEDLKFTYA
- the LOC112052767 gene encoding uncharacterized protein LOC112052767 isoform X4; this translates as MLNGGSQNTAWPESDTHNENMFRLPRPLRHGDLIEINGTLQDNPQRIRLNLTTGSYNPDVRNIACWAEANFAEGHFHISGSMNGQPDNNPPMGDPDLLGLFPADGKFNFTVAVKGNGFSSNLDIYVFEASMGTRTLKFNLNDITFLTIDGDINKIEDLKFTYA